Proteins from one Microbacterium hatanonis genomic window:
- a CDS encoding GNAT family N-acetyltransferase — MAPETPIEIQGDIVVRPVRDVDAEALGRVHATCWHETYDHLISKAALERVSARRMAELWTHWASQGEDYRMRAALVDGDIVGFVGSGPSRDEDAPRARELFFIYLLDAWHGTGIGQQLFDAAVEPGEELYLWVAEDNPRAHRFWVRNGFTLDGASHTEPFLGETLTEVRFVR; from the coding sequence ATGGCACCCGAAACACCTATCGAGATCCAGGGCGACATCGTCGTCCGCCCGGTTCGCGACGTGGACGCCGAGGCCCTCGGGCGCGTCCACGCTACGTGCTGGCACGAGACCTACGACCACCTGATCAGCAAGGCCGCGCTCGAGCGCGTGTCGGCTCGCCGCATGGCCGAGCTCTGGACGCACTGGGCGTCGCAGGGCGAGGACTACCGCATGCGCGCCGCCCTCGTCGACGGCGACATCGTCGGATTCGTCGGCTCCGGCCCCTCCCGTGACGAGGACGCTCCCCGCGCCCGCGAACTGTTCTTCATCTACCTCCTCGACGCGTGGCACGGAACCGGCATCGGACAGCAGCTGTTCGACGCGGCCGTCGAGCCCGGCGAAGAGCTCTACCTCTGGGTCGCAGAAGACAATCCCCGCGCCCACCGCTTCTGGGTCCGCAACGGATTCACCCTCGACGGCGCCTCGCACACCGAGCCCTTCCTCGGCGAGACGCTCACCGAGGTGCGCTTCGTCCGCTGA
- a CDS encoding substrate-binding domain-containing protein, which translates to MSFLSHNRRLLGLAAAAGATALVLAGCAQQNAGGTAAPAASQQAATADAPAPFDGEPVTVALVQQSGAGDYFTAWTAGAKAQAAAANIELTVSDARNDNAKHASDLEQAIASKPDAIIVDHGQTDTIEPRIREAVDAGIPVIVYDLALDDTDGVLVTSQSDTSMAEGVLDELVAAAGDGAKVGLVSAEGFAPLDRRKAVWDDYLTEYDLDQLFFTGEVTESTATDNIPLTDAALKANPDVQAIFAPYDEITKGVVQAVTQNNLQDKVKVYGIDISNADIEVMIADGSPWVATSATDPASIGAAVVRTLALSLAGELDETEVQFPAITVTRDFLLDNEITNVAQLREAEPSLLLEDVVVADWLPAVSG; encoded by the coding sequence ATGTCGTTCCTCTCGCACAACCGCCGTCTGCTCGGCCTCGCCGCCGCCGCCGGTGCGACCGCGCTCGTCCTCGCCGGGTGCGCCCAGCAGAACGCGGGCGGCACCGCCGCTCCCGCCGCGTCGCAGCAGGCGGCCACCGCCGACGCGCCCGCGCCCTTCGACGGCGAGCCCGTCACCGTCGCCCTCGTGCAGCAGTCGGGCGCGGGCGACTACTTCACCGCCTGGACCGCCGGCGCGAAGGCCCAGGCGGCCGCTGCCAACATCGAGCTGACCGTCAGCGACGCCCGCAACGACAACGCCAAGCACGCCTCCGACCTCGAGCAGGCCATCGCGTCGAAGCCCGACGCGATCATCGTCGACCACGGTCAGACCGACACGATCGAGCCGCGTATCCGCGAGGCCGTCGACGCGGGCATCCCCGTGATCGTCTACGACCTGGCTCTCGACGACACCGACGGCGTGCTCGTCACGTCGCAGTCCGACACGTCGATGGCCGAGGGTGTGCTCGACGAGCTCGTCGCCGCGGCCGGAGACGGCGCGAAGGTCGGTCTCGTCAGCGCCGAGGGCTTCGCGCCGCTCGACCGTCGGAAGGCCGTCTGGGACGACTACCTCACCGAGTACGACCTCGACCAGCTGTTCTTCACCGGCGAGGTCACCGAGTCGACCGCGACCGACAACATCCCCCTGACGGATGCGGCGCTCAAGGCCAACCCCGACGTGCAGGCGATCTTCGCCCCCTACGACGAGATCACCAAGGGCGTCGTGCAGGCCGTCACGCAGAACAACCTGCAGGACAAGGTCAAGGTCTACGGCATCGACATCTCCAACGCCGACATCGAGGTCATGATCGCCGACGGCAGCCCGTGGGTCGCCACCTCGGCGACCGACCCCGCCTCGATCGGCGCCGCGGTCGTGCGCACCCTCGCGCTCTCGCTGGCGGGCGAGCTCGACGAGACCGAGGTGCAGTTCCCCGCGATCACCGTCACCCGCGACTTCCTGCTCGACAACGAGATCACGAACGTCGCGCAGCTGCGCGAGGCCGAGCCCTCGCTGCTCCTCGAAGACGTCGTCGTGGCCGATTGGCTCCCCGCCGTCTCCGGATGA
- a CDS encoding sugar ABC transporter ATP-binding protein has protein sequence MTSSAPLPAQADDRPVVRLSGVGVRFGANQVLRDVSLDLAAGTITALLGTNGAGKSTLIGAVSGANPGYTGSIEVSGASTRVTSPARARRAGIETVHQRIADGIVPSLSVADNIALTDLSSGGHRVVRRAETERIARAALARLGLEWSDEVLRADAGRLGTSDAQLLILARALRSTPKLLILDEPTSALTASEADRLFEVLRALRDGEPGRPGLAILFVSHRFGEIERLADRILVLRDGGLTLAASRPFDWHAALEAMLGVPTELQQHVTDPQPAGDVVFSIDGARLVPGSGALALDVHAGQVTGILGLLGAGKTELAETVAGVRPAGEARMTLSGGAYRPTTPAAAKEAGVVLVPEDRQRGGIQPGWSIARTVGLPVLREISDRLGVVGVRRERAVADEVIDAYDVVAPSADTAVDDLSGGNQQKVIVGRWLRTAPALAVLDEPFRGVDIGARRRIGDAARARAGEGAAVVVLSSDVDEILDVADRIVVLVSGRIALDTPAGVHDRARIVNALLDDPGHPKETA, from the coding sequence ATGACCTCTTCCGCGCCTCTCCCCGCTCAGGCGGACGACCGACCGGTCGTCCGCCTGAGCGGCGTCGGCGTGCGCTTCGGCGCGAACCAGGTGCTGCGCGACGTCTCGCTCGACCTCGCCGCGGGCACGATCACCGCCCTCCTCGGCACGAACGGCGCGGGGAAGTCGACGCTCATCGGCGCCGTGTCGGGAGCGAACCCCGGCTACACCGGGTCGATCGAGGTGTCCGGCGCATCGACGCGGGTGACGTCGCCCGCCCGGGCGCGCCGGGCCGGCATCGAGACGGTGCACCAGAGGATCGCCGACGGCATCGTGCCGTCGCTGTCGGTCGCCGACAACATCGCGCTCACCGACCTCTCGTCGGGCGGGCACCGGGTGGTGCGCCGAGCCGAGACCGAACGCATCGCCCGGGCCGCGCTCGCGCGCCTCGGACTCGAGTGGTCGGACGAGGTGCTGCGCGCCGACGCCGGGCGGCTGGGCACCTCCGACGCGCAGCTGCTGATCCTCGCCCGCGCCCTGCGCTCGACCCCGAAGCTGCTCATCCTCGACGAGCCGACGTCGGCGCTCACCGCGTCCGAGGCCGATCGCCTCTTCGAGGTGCTCCGGGCGCTGCGCGACGGCGAGCCCGGCCGACCGGGTCTGGCCATCCTGTTCGTGAGCCACCGGTTCGGCGAGATCGAGCGGCTCGCCGACCGCATCCTCGTGCTCCGCGACGGGGGGCTCACCCTGGCAGCCTCGCGGCCGTTCGACTGGCACGCCGCCCTCGAAGCCATGCTCGGGGTCCCCACCGAGCTGCAGCAGCACGTGACCGACCCGCAGCCGGCCGGCGACGTGGTCTTCTCGATCGACGGGGCGCGTCTCGTCCCGGGCTCGGGGGCGCTCGCGCTCGACGTGCACGCGGGGCAGGTCACCGGCATCCTGGGCCTCCTCGGCGCGGGCAAGACCGAGCTCGCCGAGACGGTCGCGGGCGTGCGGCCCGCCGGCGAGGCGCGCATGACGCTCTCCGGCGGCGCCTATCGACCGACCACCCCGGCGGCGGCGAAGGAGGCCGGGGTCGTGCTCGTCCCCGAAGATCGCCAGCGCGGCGGCATCCAGCCCGGCTGGTCGATCGCGCGCACCGTGGGCCTGCCGGTGCTGCGCGAGATCTCCGACCGGCTCGGTGTGGTCGGCGTGCGCCGCGAGCGCGCGGTGGCGGACGAGGTGATCGACGCCTACGACGTCGTCGCGCCGTCGGCCGACACCGCGGTCGACGATCTGTCGGGCGGCAACCAGCAGAAGGTGATCGTCGGCCGCTGGCTGCGCACCGCGCCCGCCCTCGCCGTGCTCGACGAGCCGTTCCGCGGGGTCGACATCGGCGCGCGTCGACGCATCGGCGACGCCGCGCGGGCCCGGGCGGGAGAGGGCGCGGCCGTCGTCGTGCTCTCGAGCGACGTCGACGAGATCCTCGATGTCGCCGACCGCATCGTCGTGCTCGTCTCGGGCAGGATCGCCCTCGACACCCCCGCCGGAGTCCACGATCGTGCGCGCATCGTCAATGCGCTGCTCGACGACCCCGGTCACCCGAAGGAGACCGCATGA
- a CDS encoding acyl-CoA thioesterase, translated as MNVIWRTLLVILRARLHRLRRPLAPTAISRIRVRTLPTDIDLLRHMNNGRYLSLFDLGRWDLLIRTGLADATRAQGWYPVVSNETITFRKSLNLWQSFVIETRFIGHDDRAFFLEHRAVVDGEIYAQAIIRARMLRRSGGTVPHEELFAAIGRPEGLPEVAPWLHDWAAASGLPSTKRPAPSIWD; from the coding sequence GTGAATGTCATCTGGCGCACCCTCCTCGTCATCCTCCGCGCGCGGCTGCACCGACTGCGCCGTCCCCTCGCCCCCACGGCGATCAGCCGCATCCGGGTGCGTACGCTGCCGACCGACATCGACCTGCTCCGGCACATGAACAACGGCAGGTACCTGTCGCTGTTCGACCTCGGGCGCTGGGACCTCCTCATCCGCACGGGGCTCGCCGACGCGACCCGCGCGCAGGGCTGGTACCCGGTCGTGTCGAACGAGACGATCACCTTCCGGAAGTCGCTGAACCTCTGGCAGAGCTTCGTCATCGAGACCCGTTTCATCGGGCACGACGACCGCGCCTTCTTCCTCGAGCACCGCGCCGTCGTCGACGGCGAGATCTACGCGCAGGCGATCATTCGGGCGCGGATGCTGCGTCGCTCGGGCGGCACCGTGCCCCACGAGGAGCTGTTCGCCGCCATCGGCCGCCCCGAGGGGCTCCCCGAGGTCGCGCCCTGGCTGCACGACTGGGCCGCAGCATCCGGTCTTCCGTCGACCAAGCGCCCCGCCCCCAGCATCTGGGACTGA
- a CDS encoding 1,2-dihydroxy-3-keto-5-methylthiopentene dioxygenase, giving the protein MTLLTVWKDTDPSVPVLESTDENEIREALATLGARFSRWEVKDFADDAPLDEVLALYSSEVEGVKQSEGYTLVDIVGLSPSQENYDEVKVVSREKFLSEHKHDDDEDRYFAKGAGVFYLHVDGKVHALYCEPGDLVSVPANTTHWFDMGTSPEFTSIRFFHDDDGWVGHFTGNPIADTFPTFDQLQARRAELAAA; this is encoded by the coding sequence GTGACACTTCTGACCGTCTGGAAGGACACCGACCCGAGCGTGCCCGTGCTCGAGTCCACCGACGAGAACGAGATCCGCGAGGCGCTCGCGACTCTCGGCGCCCGCTTCTCGCGCTGGGAGGTCAAGGACTTCGCCGACGACGCACCGCTCGACGAGGTGCTCGCGCTCTACTCGTCCGAGGTCGAGGGCGTGAAGCAGAGCGAGGGCTACACCCTCGTCGACATCGTCGGCCTCTCGCCGTCGCAGGAGAACTACGACGAGGTCAAGGTCGTCTCGCGCGAGAAGTTCCTCTCCGAGCACAAGCACGACGACGACGAGGACCGCTACTTCGCCAAGGGCGCCGGAGTGTTCTACCTCCACGTCGACGGCAAGGTCCACGCCCTCTACTGCGAGCCGGGCGACCTCGTCTCGGTGCCGGCCAACACCACGCACTGGTTCGACATGGGCACGTCGCCCGAGTTCACCAGCATCCGCTTCTTCCACGACGACGACGGCTGGGTCGGCCACTTCACCGGCAACCCGATCGCCGACACCTTCCCGACGTTCGACCAGCTGCAGGCCCGCCGCGCGGAGCTCGCCGCGGCCTGA
- a CDS encoding ABC transporter permease — MSLTTASAPGIGTRVIDGVAKWGFVAVTALLIVFFFATQPAFGTVENVFGMLKFIAPVGIAGLGVTLAMTVGGLDLSVGANAGFAVSIAAWTLVIAGQVGGIAVGVVLLSGALIGALNAALIVFARIPDLLATLATMFTVVGLKLIIVDGKSISSQMTLADGSTAPGRFTADFLWFDRGSFGPVSVPVVLFLVLTALLWFVLDRTRWGRALAAVGSNPEAARLAGVRVRAYRAAAYIGCGVLASIAGLVLAARIGQGDVSAGNSLLLDAVAVALVGVSVLGIGRPNAWGTALGAVLIAVMVTGFSMMGLPYYIQDFGKGVVLLVALLFSFTFRRRKTTIIAGSTTA; from the coding sequence ATGAGCCTCACGACAGCATCCGCCCCCGGCATCGGAACGCGCGTCATCGACGGCGTTGCGAAGTGGGGCTTCGTCGCCGTCACCGCGCTGCTCATCGTGTTCTTCTTCGCCACGCAGCCGGCGTTCGGCACGGTCGAGAACGTCTTCGGGATGCTGAAGTTCATCGCCCCCGTCGGGATCGCGGGCCTGGGGGTCACCCTCGCCATGACCGTCGGCGGACTCGACCTCTCGGTGGGAGCCAACGCCGGTTTCGCCGTCTCGATCGCGGCGTGGACGCTCGTGATCGCCGGTCAGGTCGGCGGGATCGCGGTCGGCGTCGTGCTGCTGTCCGGAGCGCTCATCGGCGCATTGAACGCGGCGCTGATCGTCTTCGCCCGCATCCCGGATCTGCTCGCCACCCTCGCGACGATGTTCACCGTGGTGGGGCTGAAGCTGATCATCGTCGACGGCAAGTCGATCTCGTCGCAGATGACCCTCGCCGACGGCTCCACCGCGCCCGGCCGCTTCACCGCCGACTTCCTCTGGTTCGACCGCGGGTCTTTCGGACCCGTCTCGGTGCCGGTCGTGCTCTTCCTCGTTCTGACGGCCCTCCTCTGGTTCGTGCTCGACCGCACCCGCTGGGGGCGTGCGCTGGCCGCCGTCGGATCGAACCCCGAGGCCGCTCGTCTCGCCGGCGTGCGGGTGCGCGCCTACCGCGCCGCGGCGTACATCGGCTGCGGCGTGCTCGCCTCGATCGCGGGGCTCGTGCTCGCCGCCCGCATCGGCCAGGGCGACGTCTCGGCGGGCAACTCGCTGCTGCTCGACGCGGTGGCCGTCGCGCTCGTCGGTGTGTCGGTGCTGGGCATCGGCCGACCGAACGCCTGGGGCACGGCGCTGGGGGCCGTGCTGATCGCGGTCATGGTGACGGGCTTCTCCATGATGGGATTGCCCTACTACATCCAGGACTTCGGCAAGGGCGTCGTGCTGCTCGTGGCACTGCTGTTCAGCTTCACGTTCCGCCGCCGGAAGACCACGATCATCGCCGGGAGCACCACCGCATGA
- the cofE gene encoding coenzyme F420-0:L-glutamate ligase — protein sequence MLQLWALDGIGEITPGVDLVDVIATAARDELRDGDILVVTSKIVSKAEGRIIDADDREDAITAETVRVVATRTSATGHTTRIVENRLGMVSAAAGVDASNTPAGTVLLLPEDPDASARRLAEGLRERTGAIVGVLVSDTLGRAWREGQTDSAIGAGGVHVFEDLRGQTDAEGRPLVVTMPCVADEIAAAADLVKGKASRRPVAVVRGRADLVGALDLPGARSIVRPGDRDMFRRGADEAYADGFAAGAASAPSP from the coding sequence GTGCTGCAGCTCTGGGCCCTCGACGGCATCGGCGAGATCACGCCGGGAGTCGACCTCGTCGACGTGATCGCCACCGCCGCGCGCGACGAGCTGCGTGACGGCGACATCCTCGTCGTGACGAGCAAGATCGTCTCGAAGGCCGAGGGCCGGATCATCGACGCCGACGATCGCGAGGACGCGATCACCGCCGAGACCGTGCGGGTCGTCGCGACGCGCACCTCTGCCACCGGGCACACCACGCGCATCGTCGAGAACCGCCTCGGCATGGTCTCGGCCGCGGCCGGCGTCGATGCGAGCAACACACCGGCGGGTACGGTGCTGCTCCTGCCCGAAGATCCGGATGCGTCGGCGCGACGCCTGGCCGAAGGACTGCGCGAACGCACCGGCGCGATCGTCGGCGTGCTGGTCTCCGACACCCTCGGGCGCGCGTGGCGGGAGGGCCAGACCGACTCCGCGATCGGCGCCGGCGGCGTGCACGTCTTCGAAGACCTCCGCGGGCAGACGGATGCCGAGGGCCGGCCGCTCGTGGTCACGATGCCCTGTGTCGCCGACGAGATCGCCGCCGCCGCCGATCTCGTCAAAGGCAAGGCATCGCGCCGCCCCGTCGCCGTGGTGCGGGGGCGCGCCGATCTCGTGGGTGCGCTCGACCTCCCGGGCGCGCGATCGATCGTGCGGCCGGGCGACCGCGACATGTTCCGCCGCGGCGCCGACGAGGCCTACGCCGACGGATTCGCCGCGGGCGCCGCATCCGCCCCGTCACCCTGA
- a CDS encoding proline dehydrogenase family protein, which yields MTTPTDSVTGSELADRAVDLAGRWVSAAADEPTDAAAQRLAGVLRDPQGLPFTIGFVDGVMRPESLAAAAAQLHRIAPLVPDFLPWYLRGAVQVGGAVAQVLPAPVVPIARRALREMVGHLVVDARPDKLGPAIAALRESGARLNLNLLGEAVLGEAEAERRLKGIHELVRRPDVDYVSVKVSAIASHISMWAFDDVVDRVVERLLPLYLDAASSTLPTFLNLDMEEYRDLDLTIAVFTRILEDPRLADLEAGIVLQAYLPDALPALRQLTAWARQRVAAGGARIKVRLVKGANLAMERVDAIMHDWSLATYGSKLDTDANYLRCLDEALTTKATEGVRIGVAGHNLFDIAHAWELAGDRGVRDSVEIEMLLGMAQGQVAAVARDVGHVLLYVPVVRPDEFDVAISYLVRRLEENASGENFLSAAFDLAADPELYARERDRFLAALERATDPALPTGPNRRQDRGAAAEAPEPAILREPHTDDPGLTQAVLGIAREAAASDAPPAHVLFGGQAFVETAVYAPREVGDAVGAPGFRNVADTDPALPANREWARQVLARVDESSVGTETIAAARVDDGDALDALIARTADAAASWGTTSAADRAAVLQRAARSLAERRGTLIEAAASETGKVFAEADVEVSEAVDFANYYAATARELDRVGGAVFVPARVTVVAPPWNFPIAIPAGGVLAALAAGSGVVFKPAPQARRTAAVVAEALWDAGVPRDVLALVDLDEEALGRRLVEHASVDQVLLTGSWETAQLFRSWRPELSLHAETSGKNAMIVTGSADLDVAASDLVRSAFGHGGQKCSAASLVILVGSVARSRRFARQLIDATTSLRVGPASDPLSEVGPLIEEPRGKLKWALTTLGEGERWLVEPRELDFDGPAAGRYWTPGIRTGVQPGSRFHREEFFGPVLGIMHASSLAHAIELQNAVDYGLTAGLHTQDPDELALWLDRVEAGNLYVNRGTTGAIVQRQPFGGWKRSSVGAGAKAGGPNHLIGLGMWRPSTGATASSTLHLRGLDSRLTTIIEAAQPTLSYEAFEWLRRGALADAIAWDREFGRVKDVSQLGVERNLFRYRPTSVAVRATGDAAWQAVLRVVLAGVRSGSGFALSVPVGLPGEVRRVLGDLDVPVWVESDDEWIERMAGVGDAVAAAADEDPRPRPSRARLVGSPESVAGLRRALAEATSGDPDLAVYADEVTTAGRIELLPFLREQAISITAHRFGNPDAWSEPAI from the coding sequence ATGACCACTCCGACCGATTCCGTGACCGGCAGCGAGCTCGCCGACCGGGCGGTGGACCTCGCGGGGCGGTGGGTCTCGGCAGCGGCCGACGAGCCGACGGATGCGGCGGCGCAGCGTCTCGCCGGAGTGCTCCGCGACCCGCAGGGCCTGCCCTTCACCATCGGCTTCGTGGACGGCGTGATGCGCCCCGAGAGCCTCGCGGCCGCAGCGGCCCAGCTGCACCGCATCGCGCCCCTCGTTCCCGACTTCCTCCCCTGGTACCTGCGCGGAGCCGTGCAGGTCGGGGGAGCGGTCGCCCAGGTGCTGCCGGCGCCGGTCGTTCCGATCGCGCGTCGCGCCCTGCGGGAGATGGTCGGTCACCTCGTCGTCGATGCGCGCCCCGACAAGCTCGGACCCGCCATCGCCGCTCTCCGCGAGAGCGGCGCGCGGCTCAATCTCAACCTGCTGGGTGAGGCGGTGCTCGGCGAGGCGGAGGCGGAGCGCCGGTTGAAGGGCATCCACGAACTCGTCCGCCGGCCCGACGTCGACTACGTGTCGGTCAAGGTCTCGGCCATCGCCTCGCACATCTCGATGTGGGCCTTCGACGACGTCGTCGACCGTGTCGTCGAGCGTCTGCTCCCGCTGTACCTCGATGCGGCGTCGTCGACCCTCCCCACGTTCCTCAACCTCGACATGGAGGAGTACCGCGACCTCGACCTGACGATCGCGGTGTTCACCCGCATCCTCGAAGACCCGCGCCTGGCCGATCTCGAGGCCGGGATCGTTCTCCAGGCCTACCTCCCCGACGCCCTTCCCGCCCTCCGGCAGCTCACGGCGTGGGCTCGGCAGCGAGTGGCCGCCGGTGGCGCGCGCATCAAGGTGCGCCTCGTGAAGGGCGCGAACCTCGCGATGGAACGCGTCGATGCGATCATGCACGACTGGTCGCTCGCCACGTACGGCAGCAAGCTCGACACCGACGCCAACTACCTGCGCTGCCTCGACGAGGCGCTCACGACCAAGGCGACCGAGGGCGTGCGCATCGGGGTGGCCGGGCACAACCTCTTCGACATCGCGCACGCGTGGGAGCTCGCCGGCGACCGGGGCGTGCGCGACTCCGTGGAGATCGAGATGCTGCTGGGCATGGCTCAGGGCCAGGTCGCCGCTGTCGCCCGCGACGTGGGTCACGTGCTGCTCTACGTACCGGTGGTGCGGCCCGACGAGTTCGACGTCGCCATCAGCTACCTCGTGCGCCGCCTGGAAGAGAACGCCTCGGGCGAGAACTTCCTCTCGGCCGCCTTCGACCTCGCCGCCGACCCCGAGCTGTACGCCCGCGAGCGCGACCGGTTCCTCGCCGCTCTCGAGCGCGCGACCGACCCCGCGCTCCCGACCGGTCCGAACCGACGCCAGGACCGCGGCGCTGCAGCGGAGGCTCCCGAGCCGGCGATCCTGCGCGAGCCGCACACCGATGACCCGGGGCTCACCCAGGCGGTGCTCGGCATCGCCCGCGAGGCCGCCGCATCGGACGCCCCTCCCGCGCACGTGCTCTTCGGCGGGCAGGCCTTCGTCGAGACGGCCGTCTACGCCCCGCGCGAGGTCGGCGACGCGGTCGGCGCGCCCGGCTTCCGCAACGTCGCCGACACCGACCCGGCGCTGCCCGCGAACCGGGAGTGGGCACGTCAGGTGCTCGCCCGCGTCGACGAGTCGTCGGTCGGCACCGAGACCATCGCCGCCGCTCGCGTCGACGACGGCGATGCTCTCGACGCGCTCATCGCGCGAACGGCGGATGCTGCGGCCTCCTGGGGTACGACCTCCGCGGCCGATCGGGCAGCCGTTCTGCAGCGCGCCGCGCGCTCGCTGGCCGAGCGGCGGGGCACGCTGATCGAGGCCGCGGCCTCCGAGACCGGCAAGGTGTTCGCCGAGGCCGACGTCGAGGTCAGCGAGGCCGTCGACTTCGCGAACTACTACGCCGCCACGGCGCGAGAACTCGACCGCGTCGGCGGTGCCGTATTCGTGCCCGCCCGGGTGACGGTGGTCGCCCCGCCCTGGAACTTCCCGATCGCGATCCCGGCCGGGGGAGTGCTCGCCGCGCTCGCCGCAGGATCGGGCGTCGTGTTCAAGCCGGCGCCGCAGGCCCGCCGGACCGCCGCCGTCGTCGCCGAGGCGCTGTGGGACGCCGGGGTGCCCCGAGACGTGCTCGCCCTCGTCGATCTCGACGAGGAGGCGCTCGGACGCCGGCTCGTCGAGCACGCGTCGGTCGATCAGGTGCTCCTGACGGGATCGTGGGAGACCGCGCAGCTGTTCCGTTCGTGGCGCCCGGAGCTGTCCCTCCACGCCGAGACGAGCGGCAAGAACGCGATGATCGTGACGGGATCGGCGGATCTCGACGTCGCCGCGTCCGACCTCGTCCGCAGCGCGTTCGGTCACGGTGGGCAGAAGTGCTCGGCGGCCTCGCTCGTCATCCTCGTCGGATCGGTCGCGCGCTCACGGCGCTTCGCCCGGCAGCTGATCGACGCGACGACCTCGCTGCGCGTCGGCCCCGCCTCCGACCCGCTCTCGGAGGTCGGCCCGCTCATCGAGGAGCCCCGCGGCAAGCTGAAGTGGGCCCTGACCACTCTCGGCGAGGGCGAGCGGTGGTTGGTCGAGCCGCGCGAGCTCGACTTCGACGGACCCGCTGCCGGCCGCTACTGGACGCCGGGGATCCGCACGGGCGTGCAGCCGGGTTCGCGGTTCCACCGCGAGGAGTTCTTCGGGCCGGTGCTCGGCATCATGCACGCGAGCTCCCTCGCCCACGCCATCGAGCTGCAGAACGCGGTCGACTACGGGCTGACCGCGGGTCTGCACACGCAGGACCCCGACGAGCTCGCCCTCTGGCTCGACCGTGTCGAGGCGGGCAACCTCTACGTCAACCGCGGGACGACGGGCGCGATCGTGCAGCGCCAGCCGTTCGGCGGCTGGAAGCGCTCGTCGGTCGGCGCCGGTGCGAAGGCGGGCGGACCGAACCACCTCATCGGCCTCGGCATGTGGCGGCCGTCGACGGGGGCGACCGCGTCGTCGACGTTGCACCTGCGCGGTCTCGACTCGCGGCTGACGACGATCATCGAAGCCGCTCAGCCAACGCTGTCATACGAGGCGTTCGAGTGGCTGCGCCGCGGCGCGCTCGCCGACGCGATCGCGTGGGACCGCGAGTTCGGCCGCGTCAAAGACGTCTCGCAGCTCGGCGTCGAGCGGAACCTCTTCCGATACCGCCCGACGTCCGTCGCGGTGCGCGCGACCGGCGACGCGGCGTGGCAGGCGGTGCTGAGGGTCGTGCTCGCCGGCGTGCGATCGGGCTCGGGCTTCGCGCTGAGCGTGCCGGTCGGGCTCCCGGGGGAGGTGCGCCGCGTGCTCGGCGACCTCGACGTGCCGGTGTGGGTGGAGAGCGACGACGAGTGGATCGAGCGCATGGCCGGGGTCGGCGACGCCGTCGCGGCCGCGGCCGACGAAGACCCGCGCCCCCGCCCGTCGCGCGCGCGTCTCGTCGGGTCGCCCGAGTCGGTGGCGGGCCTGCGCCGTGCGCTGGCCGAGGCGACGTCGGGCGATCCCGATCTGGCGGTCTACGCCGACGAGGTCACGACGGCCGGGCGCATCGAGCTGCTGCCGTTCCTCCGCGAACAGGCCATCTCCATCACCGCCCATCGCTTCGGCAACCCCGACGCCTGGAGCGAGCCCGCGATCTGA